GTCCTGCCAGTTCATGCCGGCCGGCGCGCCCAGGACCTTGGCTACAGCTTCCTTCGCGGCAAACCGCGCGGCGAGGGACCTGGTGTTCAGTTCCCGCTCAGCCGGTACGAACAGCCGGTCCCGGAGGCCGGGGGTGCGCTCAAGCTGGCGGCCGAACCGCTCGATGTCTACAACGTCTACGCCAATGCCAACAATCATGCGGCTTATTCTACGGTGACGCCCCCGGCCCGCTGTGCGCAGCACGCCTGGCAGCCTGCTGCTGGCTTGCTGACTCAGGCCCCGGTCAACCGGCAGCCGACGCAAATGCGTCGCTTTTGGCTCCCCCGCACGGACTCGGCCCCGGGTTTGCGGGGGCCCGCTGCCCGCGCGCCGCCAAAAGTTACGCCATTCCGTTCACCAAATCCCCGGTACCGCCCATGCCGGCGGAGACGAAGGAAGCCCTGGGCGCAGGGCCCAGGGCTTCCTTCATGAATCAGTACCGGATCAGGCCTTTACTCGACGGTGACGCTCTTGGCGAGGTTGCGGGGCTGGTCCACGTCGTAGCCTTTTGCCTGAGCCAGTTCCGCTGCGAAGATCTGCAGCGGGACCGTGGTCAGGAGCGGCATCAGCAGCGTGGGAGTTTCCGGGACGTAGAAGACGTGCTCGGCGTAGGCCTTGACCGCTTCGTCGCCCTCCTCGGCGATGACCAGGGTGCGGGCGCCGCGGGCGCGGACTTCCTGGATGTTGGAGACCACCTTGGCGTGCAGGGAGTCGCGGCCGCGCGGGGACGGGACCACCACGAACACCGGCTGGCCCTCGTCGATCAGGGCGATCGGGCCGTGCTTGAGCTCACCGGCGGCGAATCCCTCGGCGTGGATGTACGCGATTTCCTTCAGCTTCAGCGCGCCCTCAAGGGCCACCGGGTAGCCCACGTGGCGGCCCAGGAACAGCACCGACTTCTCGTTGGCCATGCTGCGGGCCAGCTCGCGGAGCGGGCCGGCGTTGTCCAGGATCTTCTGGATCTTCGCAGGGATCTTGTTCAGGTCCGCGAGGACGTCCTTGATCTGGCCGGAGAAGATGTTCCCGCGCAGCTGCGCCAGGTACAGTCCCAGCAGGTACGCGGCGGTGATCTGGGCCAGGAACGCCTTGGTGGAGGCAACCGCGATTTCCGGGCCGGCGTGCGTATACAGCACGGCGTCAGACTCGCGCGGGATGGTGGAGCCGTTGGTGTTGCAGATCGAGATGGTCTTGGCGCCCTGTTCCCGGGCGTAGCGGACGGCCATCAGGGTGTCCATGGTTTCGCCGGACTGGCTGATGGATACCACCAGGGTGTTCGCGTCCAGGATCGGGTCCCGGTAGCGGAACTCGTGCGCGAGTTCCACCTCGGTGGGGATCCGGCACCAGTTCTCGATTGCGTACTTCGCCACCATGCCCGCGTACGCGGCGGTGCCGCAGGCCAGGACGATGATCTTGTCGACCTGCTTCAGCAGCGCCGGATCGATCCGGACCTCATCCAGGGTCAGCTTGTGGTTGATGTCCGAGCGGCCCAGCAGGGTCTGTGCAACGGCGTCCGGCTGGTCATGGATTTCCTTCTCCATGAACGAGCTGAACCCGCCCTTCTCGGCGGAGGCAGGATCCCAGTCCACGTGGTATTCCTTGCCCGCGGCCGGGTTTCCGTAAAAGTCGGTGATCTCCACCGTGTCCGCAGTGATGGTGACAATCTGGTCCTGGCCCAGCTCAACCGCCCGGCGGGTGTAGTCAATGAACCCGGACACATCCGAGCCGAGGAAGTTCTCCCCCTCGCCCAGGCCCACCACCAGCGGCGAGTTGCGGCGGGCGGCCACCACAACGTCGGGCTGGTCAGCATGGACCGCGAGGAGCGTGAACGCACCCTCAAGGCGCTGGCAGGCGAGCTCCATGGCCCGGGTCAGGCCGCCGTCGGACGCGTCCCCGCCAAGCTTGTTCCGGAAGATGTCCCCCAGCAGCGCCGCGGCCACCTCGGTGTCCGTCTCGGACAGGAACGTGACGCCCTTGTCCAGCAGTTCCTGCTTGAGCTCGGCAAAGTTTTCGATGATGCCGTTGTGGATCACGGCGAGCCTGCCGCCATCAGCCAGGTGCGGGTGCGCGTTCCGGTCCGTCGGCCCGCCGTGCGTGGCCCAGCGGGTGTGGCCGATCCCGGTCATCGTCTCCGGCAGCGGGCGGGCCTCCAGCTCCGCGATCAGGTTGCTCAGCTTCCCGGACTTCTTCCGGGACTCAATCACGCCCTTGGACACCACAGCCACCCCGGCGGAGTCATAGCCCCGGTATTCCAGGCGGCGCAGCCCCTCAAGCACAACATCCAACGCACTGTGACTTCCGCCGTTACCAGAACGGCCCACATAACCCACGATTCCACACATAGGCTCAAGACTATCGGCAGGGGTGCCCTACCTCTAAACCGGGACACCCTGCCGGGTCGTCATCTGCGGCGCGCCTCACCTCTGCCGCCGCACTCACATCCGCCTCCATTTCGCTATGTGCCGGGCGAGGGGCAGAATCACTAACGTGACTTTGCAACGCAACGAGGCGAACGGAGAAGGTGTCTCCCCGTTCGTCGAGCTGGACCGGCAGACCTGGTCCCGGCTCGCAGATGAGATGGAACAGCCTCTTAACCAAGAGGACATCATCCGTCTCCGCGGCCTCGGGGATCCCTTGGACATGAAGGAAATCCGCGAGGTCTACCTTCCGCTGTCGCGGTTGCTGCACCTCTACGTCGAGGCTGCCGGGCAGCTGCACGCGGCGACCACCACGTTCCTGGGTGAGCACACCCAGCGCACGCCGTTTGTGATCGGCGTGGCGGGGTCCGTGGCGGTGGGCAAGTCGACCATTGCGCGTGTGCTCCGTGAAATGCTGCGCCGCTGGCCCGGCACCCCCAATGTGGAACTCATCACGACAGACGGCTTCCTTTATCCGCTGGCCGAGTTGAAGCGGCGGCAGCTGCTGGAGCGCAAGGGATTCCCGGAGTCGTACGACAGGCGGGCCCTGCTGCGTTTCGTGAGTGAGATCAAGAGCGGCGCGGAGGAAGTGCGCGCCCCGTGGTACTCCCACGTGACGTACGACATCGTCCCGGACAAGGAAGTGGTGGTGCGCCGGCCCGACGTGCTCATTGTTGAGGGGCTGAACGTGCTGGCGCCGGCGCGGCCGCGGCACGACGGCCGGCAGGGCCTGGCCTTGAGCGACTTCTTCGATTTCTCCATCTACGTGGATGCCAAGACCTCCTACATCGAGGAATGGTACGTGGACCGGTTCCGCAAACTGCGGAGCACGGCGTTTGCCCAGCCGGAATCGTATTTCCACCGCTACGCCACGCTGTCCGACGACGAAGCCGAGGTCACTGCGCGGGACATCTGGAAGCGAATCAACGAGCCGAACCTGGAGGAGAACGTCCTTCCCACCCGGGGCCGTGCCCAGCTGGTGCTGACAAAGGAGGCGGACCACTCGATCCGCCGGATGTTGCTCCGGAAGGTTTAACCCAGGTGCGCCACGACCGCTCCCCCGGCGGGGCTGTCCCCTCGGTCAGATTGCCCGGCCGGCGCAGCTTCGCCCGCGTCCTCGCCGCCGGCGCGGGGCTGACTGTCTTGGCAGCGTGCACGCCGGAGGCGCCCGCGGCGATGGCGCCGTCGTCCGCTTTTCCCTCATCCCCCTCGGGCGGTGCCTCCACGCCCGCCCCGGAAAGCACGACGGCGGGGCCCGCCACCGAGGTTGCCGCACCTGCCGCCCCGTCCCCCACCCCGTCGCCCTCCGCAGCGCTGCCGCGGCAGTTCTCCCTCACAGACCCCGCAAGCCCCTGGCTGGTGGTCAACAAGCACCGTCCCCTGGTCCCGGCCGACTATGTGCCGGCTGATTTGGTGCCGCCCGCCGTCGCAATGACCGCTTCCGGCGAGGCGGCGCTGCTTAACAGCACCACGGCGGCGGCAGCGGAGGCGATGTTCGCCGCGGCTGGGCGGGACGGCGTGGCGATGGTCCTGGCCAGCGGATACCGCTCGTACGGTACGCAGGTGGGGACCTACAACAACTATGTCGCTGCGCGGGGGCAGGCCGACGCGGACACGGCCAGTGCGCGCCCTGGCTACTCGGAACACCAGACGGGGTGGGCGTTCGACGTCGCCGATGGCGGGGGTGCGTGCAGTTTCCAGCCCTGCTTTGCGGACCAGCCCGCCGCCGTGTGGGCCAAGGCGAACGGTCACCGGTTCGGGTTTGTGGTGCGGTACCCGTGGATGTTCCATCCCATTACGGGGTACTACTACGAGCCGTGGCACCTGCGGTACATCGGCGTGGAGGCGGCCACGGACATGGTTGCCCGCGGGATTTTCACGCTGGAGGAGTACTTCGGCGTGGAGGCGGCGCCGGGGTATTTGTAGAGCGGATGCAGGCGCTCGTCCATAGCGTTCCCCTCCTGTAGTCTCGCTGACTATGGTGGGGAAACCAAGAAAACTGGTCCTCAAGTCCACGGCTGGTGGACGGGAGGAGGCGTTTAGGCGCTTGGCGCGGCGGGTCGACAATCTAATCACAGCAGACCGCCTGCGGGTTTACCCGGTGCTCTTGATCGTGGCGGGCGCACTTGGACTCGCTGCCGGCAGCCTAGTCCGGATCCTGGACCCGGCCGCCCAGGGCGCGTTCCTGCCTGACTACCTGGCTCACTGGACCGGCGGGCGGCTGCTGTGGGACGACCCGGGAAATCTTTACGACCCCGGGATCCAGAACCGCGTTCAAGGCGAAGCTCTGGGGACAACAACCCCGCACTTGGCATGGTTTGTATCGCCGCCGATCGTTGCTGCCCTCTATGCGCCGCTGGCACTCATCCCTTACAACCTAAGCGGCCTTTTATGGCTGGGGATAAACACAGCAATGCTGGTCTGCTGTATTTCCAGCCTGGGCGCCGTTGCCCCCGACCTGATGCGCCACCGACAGAAGCTCGTGTTCCTGGTTGTCCTTGCTGCGCCTCCTACGTTCGAACTCTTGGGCAGCGGCCAGGATTCCGCATTCGTCCTCTTCCTTTGGCTCACGGGGATACGCCTTTTCAGCGCCGGCTATTCCGGCTGGGCCGGTGCGGTCCTGGGACTCGGCGTCGCCAAACCCCAGCTCGTGCTGGTTGTGCCGCTGGTGCTGCTGGCCATGCAGAGCTACAAGGCGCTGGCCGCCTTTGTGGGCGTGGTCGGCGCCATGAGTGGCATCTCCCTTGCCCTGGTTGGTTTTGAGGGGATCGGACGATGGACTTCCGCGTTGTCGAGCCCGCTGTACATGACCGAAGTCCAGCAGGGCCAAGCATGGAAGATGGTGGGGCTTCCGTCGCTTCTTCAAGCCCTGATGCCTCCCGGGTGGGGAGACGGCATAGCACCGCTGCTCACAACAGCCTCGCTGCCCCTGGGAGCTGCAATCCTCCTGGTGACACTCTTGCGACTGGGGAAATCAGCCGTTGATCCGCAGGCGGTATGGATCGCTACGCTGGCAACAACGCTCACGTTCTCGCCGCACTTGGCAACCTACGACGCCGTGCTGTTCGTTCCGGTGGTGATCTTCCTGTTGGAGCGCCGCCCTACCCGGACCCTGCGCATAGCGGCAGCATCCGCCTTCACGCTGATGTGGATGGTGCCCCCGTTGCATCTTGCGGCGCTCAGCCTGCCCTGGCCGCTTTCCGTCGTGGACGCTCCGTGGGCGTCCCTGCCCTTGACCGTCCTTTGGCTCGAATCCCTCCGGACTCTCCGAGCACTCCAGCCAGGAACCCTTGAGGCAGCGCAAGCGCCGGGAGAGCAAAGGCAGCAGGGCCGCTGAGGCGGCCAGGCAGCACAGTCCGGTTACCTCCCTCGCAGGTCGCCGCGATACGTTTGTTCCTATGCTGACTGGTTTCAAGAACTTCATCATGAAAGGCAACGTCGTTGACCTTGCCGTCGCCGTGGTTATTGGCACAGCCTTTGGAGCTGTAGTCACTGCCATGGTGAACAAGGTGCTCATGCCGTTCATTGCGGGCCTGGTGGGTTCACCTAACTTTGACAGTTTCGCCCGGATCGACTTCAACGGGAACTTCATCGAGTTCGGCGTCCTGCTCACGGCAATCGTCAATTTCCTTTTGATCTCGGCCGCCATCTACTTCGTGGTGGTGATGCCCATGAACCTCATGATTGAACGCCGCAACCGGAGGCTGGGGATCGGCCAGGACGTGAAGAAGGAGTCGGCCGAGGACCCGCAGATCGCGTTGCTCACCGAGATCCGCGATGCCCTAAAGAGCCGGGCTGGCTAGCTCTAACCGACACTCACCCAACGCAGCGGCCCGCCTCCAGCAGGAGACGGGCCGCGTTGCTTCGCAGGCTATTCGCTGACCAGTTCCAGGGCGAGCTCGGCGCGCACCACCTGGGCCAGGTGTTCCGCGATGGACTGAGCCGTCTCCTCGTCAGCGGCCTCCACCATCACACGCACCACTGGCTCCGTACCGGAGGGGCGGAGCAGGACACGGCCGGTATCGCCCAGGGCGGCCTCCGCTGCAGCCACGGCCTGGGCCAGGACCTCGTTGCTTCCAACCCTGGCACGGTCCACGCCCTTGACGTTGATGAGTACCTGGGGAAGCTTGGTCATCACGGTAGCCAGTTCCTTGAGCGGCTTTCCGGTCAATGCGATCTGGGCCGCGAGCTGCAGCCCGGTGAGGACGCCGTCACCCGTGGTGGCATGGTCGGCGAAGATGACGTGGCCGGACTGTTCCCCGCCCAGGTTGTAGCCGCCGTCGCGCATTTCCTCCAGGACGTAGCGGTCCCCTACAGCTGTTTCGCGGATGCTGATGCCCGCATTGCGGAGCGCGATCTTGAGGCCGAGGTTGCTCATGACGGTGGCCACCAGGACGTCGTCCTTGAGCTTGCCGGACTGTTTCAGGGCAACTGCGAGGATGGCCATGATCTGATCGCCGTCCACCTCATTGCCTTCGTGGTCCACTGCGAGGCAACGGTCGGCGTCGCCGTCGTGGGCAATGCCAAGGTCCGCCTGGAACGTGACCACCGCTTCCTTGAGCGGGCCAAGATGGGTGGAGCCAACGCCGTCGTTGATGTTGTGCCCGTCCGGTTCCGCGCCGATGACCACCACGTCCGCGCCGGCGTCCTTGAACACCTGGGGTGAGCACCCGCTGGCGGCGCCGTGGGCGCAGTCGAGGACCACTTTCAGGCCCTCAAGATTGTGCGGCAGCGTGCGCAGGAGGTGGACGATGTAGCGGTCCTCGGCATCGGAAAAGCGCTGGATGCGGCCTACGCCGTCGCCGACCGGACGCACCGCTTCCTTGGACATCTGCGCCTCAATGGCGTCCTCAACGTCGTCCGGCAGTTTCTGGCCGCCGCGGGCGAAGAACTTGATGCCGTTGTCCGGTGCGGGGTTGTGGGAGGCCGAGATCATCACGCCGAAGTCTGCGTCCAGATCGGCCACCAAGTAGGCTGCCGCGGGTGTGGGGAGCACGCCGGCGTCGTAGACGTCGATGCCTGAGCTGGAGAGCCCGGCCTCCACCGCCGCGGCAATGAACTCACCGCTGGCGCGCGGGTCACGGGCCACCACGGCGCGAGGCCGCGACCCGTTGGAGTTACGGTCGTGGCCAAGCACGACGGCGGCCGCCTGGGCGAGCTGCAGCGCCAGCTCCGCAGTCAACAGGCCGTTCGCCAGCCCCCGGACACCATCAGTTCCAAATAATCTAGACACCGGTCAAGTCTAGAGGATGGGGGTGGTGCAGCATGTATCTAGAAATTGGTAGCTAGGAGTCGCACCCGACAAACCTGTACAAGACCGCGTCCCCTTGCTGGTCGACCTTAACGAAGGCCGAAGAATCATCCGAGACCTCTAGGCCCGGGAAGTCGTTGGCTTCCTTGCGTTTTGGATCAATGTATTGCCTGCCGAAATCCAAGAGGAACTGAATGTTCTCCCTTTTCACGGCCTCGCAGACGTCAGATTCAGGATTGGCCTGGTTCAGCTTTTCCGCCGCTAGCAGGCGGTCTGGATTCGAACCTGTGTACGCGTGCGCAAAGAGTACTCGGCGATCTGCTATGGCGTATGCGGTAGAGCTGCCGTCCCAAGGGTTATTCGCAATAACCGCATCTTTCGGTACATGCGTGCCTAACCGGTTGAGCAACTCAAGTTCATTAGGACTTAGCAAAGGAGAGGCGTCAGCTAAAGCATAGGTTCGCTCCCGGCCGGGGGCCGTTTCAGAGTTCGTTGGCCAAATGACTATGGACAGGGCCAATGCTGCCATGCCCATAGGAACGACCCATCGGATCCTGTTTCGCCTCAAGCTTTCGAAGATCCCGGCACCGGCTGCGCCAGCAAATACGGCCCAAAACATCGGAAGGAGTGCAGCAAGGCGAGGAGGGTCCCCGTACCACGCCCCCACAATAATTTCCCTGACCAGGGGAGCCGAGGCCGGAACAGCGGCTGACACCAAGTACAGCGCCACTGCACCGCCATAGGACGCCAGGAACCATCGTTCAGTTCGGCGCCGAACTAGCTGTACGGTTCCGATCAAAGTCAGGGCCGCGAGGGCCCAAGCGACATTGCCATGGGTTGGTGCGGTGAGAAGTACGCTGCCGGCTGCAGCCGGGAAGGAATCAATCGGATCCCAAGTAGTGGTCCAAGGGCGCACGACCGCCCACACTATGAGGCCCGAGGAAAATGCCGTGATCCATAGCGCCGTCCACTTCAGATATCCAAATAGATCCGACCGCCGTTGCTTAAGCTCGCGGAATGACCTCCAAGCTGCCATCACCGCGAAGAATGAAGAAAGCCCCACGAGAGCTACGAGGCCCGACATGTGCGTGTTGACTAGTCCCGGAAGCCCTAGCGCGAGCGTTGCTGCGGCCAATGGCCATGGCATCGACGTCCTGTTGCCGAACTTCAAAGCCGTCGCCAAAACGGCAATGAGCGGCGGCAGGAAAGTCACAGCCAGCATGTAGGGAAACAGCGGCCCAAAATCACTCTTCTGACTCTGCATCACTGTGAACGGGAAGGCGAAGAAGCCCGCGCTGGCAACTCCGGCGCACAGCAGGGCAACAGCTTTAGGCCCGACAACCAAGTAGACAAAAAGAAGCACGCCAAGCGGCCAGGAGATAGCGACTATCGCGAAGTTGAGGGCGTTGGCGGCCTCAACCACTGGCAGCTGCGTCACCTGCGACGTCAACGCCGCCAGAGCGTGCCAGATTTGAGGATAAAAACCGGACGACTCACCCATTAATGCCCGTACGGAAAATGGCGAGCCATCCCCGGAATCAAGGATTTGCTGTACGAAATTCACGTGAAACGGCGTATCGATGCCCTGATTAATGTTGCCAGGCCGCTCAACAATCTGGACGTAGCGGACCGTCAGGAAGAACCCGCTTGTCAACACGGCAATCCCGTATGCAGCCCCCGCGGTGTCGCCCGCTGGCCGCCAAGCGAAGCTGTCAGGCCAGCGCTTGCTCAACAAACGAACCACGACAAGGACCACTCCAGCGAGCAACACAGCGGTGACGGCGAAGCTGCCCGCATTCCATCCAATATGCAGCCACCAAGTGGCGAGCGTGGACACCGCAACAAGTGATGCTGTCAGGACGGGTGCAAGTGAAATCAGCCAAACATGTCGGAGTCCCAGCGCCCATCCCAGAAGTAGCCCCGGAAGCACAAGCACTGCGACCGCTCCTGCAAGGCCCGGCAAAGCTAAAACCCACTCCATCAAGGATTCCCCAAGTTTTCCATCAGTTAAAGCCCAAGATCCCACTCTGCGCTAGCGGGTCCCCGACGCGCGTCTATAGCATACACAGCATGAAACTTAGCCACGGGGGCCTGGCGCTTGAAATTGTTGTACCGGTTTTTAATGAAGAATCAGTACTCGAAAAGAGCATCATCGAGCTTGCGAATTATCTGAAACTGGAAATGCCGGCGTCGTGGCAGATTACCATTGCTGACAACGCCAGCACGGACAACACACCAATTATTGCCACTCGGCTGGCTGAGGATATGCCCAACGTTGCCTATAGGCGTCTGGACGTCAAGGGTCGTGGGCGTGCCCTTCGGGATGCATGGAGCGCGTCCACAGCCGAAGTCTTGGCATATGTGGACGTAGACCTCTCCACCGACTTGGCAGCCCTGCCGCCTTTAGTTGCACCCCTGTTGTCGGGTCACTCAGACATCTCCATTGGCACGCGACTCGGTCAAAGTTCCCGTGTCAGCCGTGGCCCTAAACGGGAATTCATTTCGCGCTCGTACAATTTTCTCCTGAAGCGTACGATGCAGGTGCGTTTCTCCGATGCTCAATGCGGTTTCAAGGCCATCCGCGCTGACGTTGCCAGAACGCTGCTTCCGCATATCGAGGACAACGGATGGTTTTTTGACACCGAACTCCTGATCATCGCGGAGCGGTCAGGACTGCGGATCCACGAAATCCCAGTTGATTGGGTTGACGACCCGGACAGCAGGGTGGATATCAAACAGACGGCGATCGACGACATTCGCGGACTTATTCGTGTTGCCGGCTCTTTGGTGAGGGGGTCGATTCCGGTTCAGGCCATCTACGCGGAGCTCGGGCGGCGCCCAATCGTTCCGCAGTCACGGCCGAGTTTCTTCGGCCAGGTCATTAGGTTCGGAATGGTCGGAGGCATATCGACGATGGCCTTCGCTTTGCTGTACCTGTTGTTTCAAGGACCCTTAGGTGCTCAACAGGCGAATTTCTTTGCCCTCCTCCTGACAGCGCTCGGCAATACGGCTGCCAACCGACGTTTCACTTTCGGTATTAACGGACCCGAGAAGCTCTTCACGCAGCAGTTCCAGGGACTGGTGGTGTTCGCTTTGGCATGGTCGATCACCTCGTCATCGCTCTTGGTGCTGCATGCGATTACGCCGAACTCGTCGTCTACGATGGAGCTCGTGACACTAACCGGGGCCAACATTCTTGCAACTCTCATGCGGTTTGTGCTGCTGCGGATCTGGGTATTCCGGGTGCGCAATCCGGAAAACGAAAACGTTATCCATGCGAGCCCTTCGACTGTTAAAGTGGCACGGGTCGCTTGAAGGCTGTGACCGGGGGCGCCGCGGGCTCAAACGAAGCCTTATCGAACATACAAACCCAGCCGAAAGCCCCCAGCCAGTGGGTTCGTCGCTTGTCTCCCGCAGTGGGAACCGAGCGTGGGGCCCTCGGGGTACTCCTAGCTCTGACAGGCCTTCTGTATCTATGGGGCTTGGACCGCAACGGCTGGGCCAATTCATACTATTCCGCAGCTGCCATGGCCGGTTCCCAGGATTGGACAGCCTTCTTCTTCTCATCGTCGGAGCCTGGCAATGCCATTAGCGTTGACAAGCCTCCGCTCAGCCTGTGGGTGATGTCGGCATCCGTGTGGGCGTTCGGTTTGAATCCCTGGAGCATCCTGGTGCCGCAGGCCCTCATGGGTGTCGCGAGCGTCTACCTCCTCTATCGCATGCTTCGAACGAACGTCAGCGCAACTGCTGGCCTCTTGGCGGCTACTGCGCTGGCCGTAACTCCCGTAGCGACGGTCATGTTCCGCTACAACAATCCGGATGCGCTGCTCACTTTGCTGATGATCGGAGTTGCGTATGCCACCCTGGAGTCAATCCGGCGAGGCAGTGTACGGTGGCTTATCTTG
The Arthrobacter sp. PGP41 genome window above contains:
- a CDS encoding holo-ACP synthase, translating into MIVGIGVDVVDIERFGRQLERTPGLRDRLFVPAERELNTRSLAARFAAKEAVAKVLGAPAGMNWQDCWIGLDHNGPTVQVKGTVLAVAEAKGVKRWHLSISHDGGIATATVLAEG
- the glmS gene encoding glutamine--fructose-6-phosphate transaminase (isomerizing); this encodes MCGIVGYVGRSGNGGSHSALDVVLEGLRRLEYRGYDSAGVAVVSKGVIESRKKSGKLSNLIAELEARPLPETMTGIGHTRWATHGGPTDRNAHPHLADGGRLAVIHNGIIENFAELKQELLDKGVTFLSETDTEVAAALLGDIFRNKLGGDASDGGLTRAMELACQRLEGAFTLLAVHADQPDVVVAARRNSPLVVGLGEGENFLGSDVSGFIDYTRRAVELGQDQIVTITADTVEITDFYGNPAAGKEYHVDWDPASAEKGGFSSFMEKEIHDQPDAVAQTLLGRSDINHKLTLDEVRIDPALLKQVDKIIVLACGTAAYAGMVAKYAIENWCRIPTEVELAHEFRYRDPILDANTLVVSISQSGETMDTLMAVRYAREQGAKTISICNTNGSTIPRESDAVLYTHAGPEIAVASTKAFLAQITAAYLLGLYLAQLRGNIFSGQIKDVLADLNKIPAKIQKILDNAGPLRELARSMANEKSVLFLGRHVGYPVALEGALKLKEIAYIHAEGFAAGELKHGPIALIDEGQPVFVVVPSPRGRDSLHAKVVSNIQEVRARGARTLVIAEEGDEAVKAYAEHVFYVPETPTLLMPLLTTVPLQIFAAELAQAKGYDVDQPRNLAKSVTVE
- the coaA gene encoding type I pantothenate kinase, encoding MCRARGRITNVTLQRNEANGEGVSPFVELDRQTWSRLADEMEQPLNQEDIIRLRGLGDPLDMKEIREVYLPLSRLLHLYVEAAGQLHAATTTFLGEHTQRTPFVIGVAGSVAVGKSTIARVLREMLRRWPGTPNVELITTDGFLYPLAELKRRQLLERKGFPESYDRRALLRFVSEIKSGAEEVRAPWYSHVTYDIVPDKEVVVRRPDVLIVEGLNVLAPARPRHDGRQGLALSDFFDFSIYVDAKTSYIEEWYVDRFRKLRSTAFAQPESYFHRYATLSDDEAEVTARDIWKRINEPNLEENVLPTRGRAQLVLTKEADHSIRRMLLRKV
- a CDS encoding M15 family metallopeptidase gives rise to the protein MRHDRSPGGAVPSVRLPGRRSFARVLAAGAGLTVLAACTPEAPAAMAPSSAFPSSPSGGASTPAPESTTAGPATEVAAPAAPSPTPSPSAALPRQFSLTDPASPWLVVNKHRPLVPADYVPADLVPPAVAMTASGEAALLNSTTAAAAEAMFAAAGRDGVAMVLASGYRSYGTQVGTYNNYVAARGQADADTASARPGYSEHQTGWAFDVADGGGACSFQPCFADQPAAVWAKANGHRFGFVVRYPWMFHPITGYYYEPWHLRYIGVEAATDMVARGIFTLEEYFGVEAAPGYL
- a CDS encoding glycosyltransferase family 87 protein, with translation MARRVDNLITADRLRVYPVLLIVAGALGLAAGSLVRILDPAAQGAFLPDYLAHWTGGRLLWDDPGNLYDPGIQNRVQGEALGTTTPHLAWFVSPPIVAALYAPLALIPYNLSGLLWLGINTAMLVCCISSLGAVAPDLMRHRQKLVFLVVLAAPPTFELLGSGQDSAFVLFLWLTGIRLFSAGYSGWAGAVLGLGVAKPQLVLVVPLVLLAMQSYKALAAFVGVVGAMSGISLALVGFEGIGRWTSALSSPLYMTEVQQGQAWKMVGLPSLLQALMPPGWGDGIAPLLTTASLPLGAAILLVTLLRLGKSAVDPQAVWIATLATTLTFSPHLATYDAVLFVPVVIFLLERRPTRTLRIAAASAFTLMWMVPPLHLAALSLPWPLSVVDAPWASLPLTVLWLESLRTLRALQPGTLEAAQAPGEQRQQGR
- the mscL gene encoding large conductance mechanosensitive channel protein MscL; the protein is MLTGFKNFIMKGNVVDLAVAVVIGTAFGAVVTAMVNKVLMPFIAGLVGSPNFDSFARIDFNGNFIEFGVLLTAIVNFLLISAAIYFVVVMPMNLMIERRNRRLGIGQDVKKESAEDPQIALLTEIRDALKSRAG
- the glmM gene encoding phosphoglucosamine mutase; this encodes MSRLFGTDGVRGLANGLLTAELALQLAQAAAVVLGHDRNSNGSRPRAVVARDPRASGEFIAAAVEAGLSSSGIDVYDAGVLPTPAAAYLVADLDADFGVMISASHNPAPDNGIKFFARGGQKLPDDVEDAIEAQMSKEAVRPVGDGVGRIQRFSDAEDRYIVHLLRTLPHNLEGLKVVLDCAHGAASGCSPQVFKDAGADVVVIGAEPDGHNINDGVGSTHLGPLKEAVVTFQADLGIAHDGDADRCLAVDHEGNEVDGDQIMAILAVALKQSGKLKDDVLVATVMSNLGLKIALRNAGISIRETAVGDRYVLEEMRDGGYNLGGEQSGHVIFADHATTGDGVLTGLQLAAQIALTGKPLKELATVMTKLPQVLINVKGVDRARVGSNEVLAQAVAAAEAALGDTGRVLLRPSGTEPVVRVMVEAADEETAQSIAEHLAQVVRAELALELVSE
- a CDS encoding DUF6541 family protein, which translates into the protein MEWVLALPGLAGAVAVLVLPGLLLGWALGLRHVWLISLAPVLTASLVAVSTLATWWLHIGWNAGSFAVTAVLLAGVVLVVVRLLSKRWPDSFAWRPAGDTAGAAYGIAVLTSGFFLTVRYVQIVERPGNINQGIDTPFHVNFVQQILDSGDGSPFSVRALMGESSGFYPQIWHALAALTSQVTQLPVVEAANALNFAIVAISWPLGVLLFVYLVVGPKAVALLCAGVASAGFFAFPFTVMQSQKSDFGPLFPYMLAVTFLPPLIAVLATALKFGNRTSMPWPLAAATLALGLPGLVNTHMSGLVALVGLSSFFAVMAAWRSFRELKQRRSDLFGYLKWTALWITAFSSGLIVWAVVRPWTTTWDPIDSFPAAAGSVLLTAPTHGNVAWALAALTLIGTVQLVRRRTERWFLASYGGAVALYLVSAAVPASAPLVREIIVGAWYGDPPRLAALLPMFWAVFAGAAGAGIFESLRRNRIRWVVPMGMAALALSIVIWPTNSETAPGRERTYALADASPLLSPNELELLNRLGTHVPKDAVIANNPWDGSSTAYAIADRRVLFAHAYTGSNPDRLLAAEKLNQANPESDVCEAVKRENIQFLLDFGRQYIDPKRKEANDFPGLEVSDDSSAFVKVDQQGDAVLYRFVGCDS
- a CDS encoding bifunctional glycosyltransferase family 2/GtrA family protein, yielding MKLSHGGLALEIVVPVFNEESVLEKSIIELANYLKLEMPASWQITIADNASTDNTPIIATRLAEDMPNVAYRRLDVKGRGRALRDAWSASTAEVLAYVDVDLSTDLAALPPLVAPLLSGHSDISIGTRLGQSSRVSRGPKREFISRSYNFLLKRTMQVRFSDAQCGFKAIRADVARTLLPHIEDNGWFFDTELLIIAERSGLRIHEIPVDWVDDPDSRVDIKQTAIDDIRGLIRVAGSLVRGSIPVQAIYAELGRRPIVPQSRPSFFGQVIRFGMVGGISTMAFALLYLLFQGPLGAQQANFFALLLTALGNTAANRRFTFGINGPEKLFTQQFQGLVVFALAWSITSSSLLVLHAITPNSSSTMELVTLTGANILATLMRFVLLRIWVFRVRNPENENVIHASPSTVKVARVA